In Ctenopharyngodon idella isolate HZGC_01 chromosome 1, HZGC01, whole genome shotgun sequence, a single genomic region encodes these proteins:
- the sparcl1 gene encoding SPARC-like protein 1, with translation MKKDLFLFCFLVSALAAYVQSKPREKHQHVKHNPAPQEQSVKLHDSKDGVLPTFLPFESSSPNEDMSEEKESHVEMKQAGAEELEGPEEGDKNTPLLLSEEALTQLLQVSEEAEEIVEEDEDDNDGPEKDKEVKEMEEEGKENEESTMENEDEIEKSEGEDAKETDSSTDSEIPMDLDYAADRDASQPLSIKLEEAKASTINTMEKDMPETIKDVIPTATMDYDSRQSSNDSEDIVKEQEVPAEQTQDELKKPFQDSDNEKKKSDQQDEKNSIEPETTIFSSGKKAKKEKKKQKNESNRHGKTKAKKQRNNQQLEKMQSDQASAMEANEEHAQRKDPEKVVEPTENTESKARKKNGKWTRLVGMNPVQIRATMELYPDIRPTHRPSGQGVPADPCENFRCKRGKTCKINDENKPVCVCQEPSECPPSVNDFDHVCGTDNKTYDTSCQLFATKCGLDGTKIGHRLHLDYTGSCKFIAPCLESELVQFPLRMRDWLKNVLLQLYEHDSMSPGFLTAKQRIRVQKIYESERRLHAGDHTAELLQQDFEKNYNMYIYPVHWQFAQMDQHPSDRFLTHSELAPLRVPLVPMEHCTSVFFQKCDADKDKLVSFKEWCSCFGIKEEDMDTNLLF, from the exons atgAAGAAAGACCTGTTTCTCTTCTGCTTTTTGGTCTCTGCACTGGCTGCATAT gtacAAAGTAAGCCTCGTGAAAAACATCAGCATGTCAAACACAACCCAGCTCCACAAGAGCAG tcaGTGAAGCTTCATGACAGTAAGGATGGAGTTCTGCCCACATTTCTGCCTTTTGAGTCCAGCTCTCCGAATGAGGACATGAGTGAAGAGAAGGAAAGCCATGTGGAGATGAAGCAAGCGGGGGCAGAAGAGCTTGAAGGTCCAGAGGAAGGTGATAAGAATACACCTTTGCTCCTGAGTGAGGAGGCACTGACTCAGCTCCTGCAGGTCTCTGAGGAGGCAGAGGAAATTGTGGAGGAGGATGAAGATGATAATGACGGTCCAGAAAAAGACAAAGAAGTTAAGGAGATGGAGGAGGAGGGGAAGGAAAATGAAGAATCTACAATGgagaatgaagatgaaattGAGAAGAGCGAAGGTGAGGATGCAAAGGAGACTGACAGCAGTACTGATTCAGAGATACCAATGGATTTGGACTATGCAGCTGACCGTGATGCTTCACAGCCACTATCCATCAAGCTAGAGGAGGCCAAAGCTTCAACCATCAACACTATGGAAAAAGACATGCCTGAAACAATTAAAGATGTGATACCCACAGCCACAATGGACTATGATTCCCGGCAATCCAGCAACGATTCAGAGGACATTGTAAAGGAGCAGGAAGTGCCAGCAGAGCAAACCCAAGATGAGCTGAAAAAGCCTTTTCAAGACTCTGacaatgaaaaaaagaagagtGATCAACAGGATGAGAAGAACAGCATTGAACCTGAGACTACTATTTTTTCTAGTGGCAAGAAGGCAaagaaggagaagaagaagcagaagaatGAAAGTAATAGACATGGAAAGACCAAAGCCAAGAAGCAGCGAAACAACCAGCAGCTGGAGAAGATGCAAAGTGACCAAGCCAGTGCAATGGAAGCCAATGAAGAACATGCTCAGAGGAAAGACCCAGAAAAAGTGGTGGAGCCCACTGAAAACACAGAGTCTAAAGCCAGAAAGAAGAATGGGAAATGG ACTCGTTTGGTGGGGATGAATCCAGTACAGATTAGGGCCACTATGGAGCTTTACCCTGACATTCGACCTACCCATCGGCCCAGTGGACAGGGGGTGCCAGCTG ACCCCTGTGAGAACTTTCGCTGTAAAAGAGGGAAGACATGCAAAATAAATGATGAGAACAAACCCGTCTGTGTGTGTCAGGAGCCGTCAGAATGTCCCCCCAGTGTAAACGATTTTGACCAT GTATGCGGAACTGACAATAAGACATATGACACATCCTGTCAGCTCTTTGCCACGAAGTGTGGTCTTGATGGAACCAAAATAGGCCACAGACTTCACCTGGACTACACTGGATCCTGTAAAT TTATTGCTCCATGTCTAGAGTCAGAACTGGTGCAGTTCCCTCTGCGCATGCGGGACTGGCTGAAGAACGTGCTTCTGCAGTTATATGAACATGACTCCATGTCTCCTGGCTTTCTCACAGCTAAACAAAGAATCAGG GTTCAGAAGATTTATGAGAGTGAGAGGCGTCTTCATGCAGGCGATCACACCGCCGAGCTTCTACAGCAGGACTTTGAGAAGAACTACAACATGTACATCTATCCAGTGCACTGGCAGTTTGCACAAATGGACCAACATCCTTCAGACAG GTTTCTTACTCACTCTGAGCTGGCTCCGCTGCGCGTTCCACTGGTTCCCATGGAGCATTGCACCTCAGTCTTTTTCCAAAAGTGTGATGCTGACAAGGACAAACTAGTCTCCTTCAAAGAGTGGTGCAGCTGCTTTGGCATTAAGGAAG AGGATATGGATACCAATCTGCTGTTCTGA